In a genomic window of Methanogenium sp. S4BF:
- a CDS encoding PEGA domain-containing protein, producing MITMTHRSILLLLCIICVTGWMTGSVLANDAVVLPVDPEATILPEPVPTHLPGEGISYYDIYTSVDGAAVSFDGIYQGVTAGGVLTVPVHTTATPYAVVSAAKAGYNSAQQTLPVVPPEGETTSVYLTLQPVQPVTGSLSISSSPSGAAVYIKNIYYGTTPQLVTGLTPGNHVVQLTHSGYEPWSQTAGVTAGQTNTVSAVLVRKQELGTLAVSSNPSGAAIYLDGAYYGTTPMTISGLTAGLHDLELTKAGYEDAVMLVSIYADQVTTVSKSLLKISSPSTGSIQVTSNPAYASISVNGIYYGETKPGTPLIISGLSPGRYSVQATLTGYSDAVTSAVVNAGAATPISFSLSPVTPDITTASLKVTSAPAGAMVYMDNVLAGITPLTVPDITPGVRAVTVTLSGYRNQVVSVDLAAGESGSLDVALDPAPVPEQSPAGIPMIILSLICCTILLSCKCRRK from the coding sequence ATGATAACCATGACCCACCGCTCGATCCTCCTTCTCCTCTGTATCATCTGTGTCACCGGATGGATGACAGGTTCGGTTCTTGCAAATGACGCAGTAGTGCTTCCGGTCGACCCGGAGGCAACAATTCTTCCGGAACCTGTACCCACCCATTTGCCGGGAGAGGGCATCTCTTATTATGACATCTACACCAGTGTTGACGGTGCTGCAGTCTCATTTGACGGGATATATCAGGGAGTGACCGCCGGAGGAGTGCTCACCGTCCCGGTTCATACCACTGCCACGCCATATGCTGTTGTCTCTGCCGCAAAGGCCGGATACAACTCTGCACAGCAGACCCTGCCCGTGGTCCCGCCGGAAGGGGAGACCACCTCGGTCTATCTGACCTTACAACCGGTGCAGCCGGTGACCGGATCACTCTCTATCTCTTCTTCACCGTCCGGTGCTGCGGTATATATAAAAAATATCTACTATGGCACCACCCCACAACTGGTCACCGGACTTACCCCGGGAAACCACGTTGTTCAGCTGACCCACTCCGGATATGAACCATGGTCTCAGACAGCCGGGGTCACTGCGGGCCAGACAAACACAGTCTCCGCAGTGCTTGTGCGAAAACAGGAACTTGGAACGCTCGCCGTCAGTTCAAACCCATCCGGTGCCGCCATCTATCTGGATGGCGCCTATTACGGCACCACCCCGATGACCATCAGCGGACTGACAGCAGGTCTGCATGACCTTGAACTGACGAAGGCAGGATACGAAGACGCAGTGATGCTGGTGAGTATCTATGCCGACCAGGTGACGACGGTATCAAAGAGTCTGCTGAAGATCTCCTCTCCTTCCACCGGTTCAATTCAGGTGACCTCAAACCCTGCCTACGCATCCATCTCTGTGAATGGCATCTACTATGGGGAGACGAAGCCGGGAACACCGCTTATCATAAGCGGTCTTTCACCCGGAAGGTATTCAGTACAGGCCACACTGACCGGCTATAGTGACGCAGTGACATCTGCCGTTGTCAATGCCGGTGCTGCCACACCCATCTCATTTTCGCTTTCACCGGTGACCCCGGATATCACCACTGCATCACTGAAGGTCACATCCGCACCTGCAGGGGCAATGGTCTATATGGACAATGTGTTAGCCGGTATCACACCACTTACGGTTCCTGATATTACCCCCGGTGTTCGTGCAGTAACAGTGACCCTTTCCGGATACCGGAACCAAGTGGTATCCGTTGATCTGGCCGCAGGGGAATCAGGCAGCCTTGACGTCGCCCTTGACCCTGCACCTGTACCTGAACAGTCCCCGGCAGGCATTCCGATGATCATTCTCTCCCTCATATGCTGCACCATCCTCCTCTCCTGCAAATGCAGGAGGAAATAA
- a CDS encoding 4Fe-4S binding protein, whose protein sequence is MSAKLAISRPGEGAAGKTGTWRTFRPVVDREKCNECGICRLYCPDASISVDLEIDLDYCKGCGICAEECPKKAITMEREED, encoded by the coding sequence ATGAGTGCAAAACTGGCAATTTCCCGACCTGGAGAAGGTGCAGCAGGAAAGACCGGGACATGGCGTACGTTCCGGCCGGTGGTTGACCGGGAAAAATGCAACGAATGCGGCATCTGCCGTCTGTACTGTCCGGACGCATCCATCAGTGTCGATCTTGAAATCGACCTTGATTACTGCAAAGGCTGCGGCATCTGCGCCGAAGAGTGCCCGAAAAAGGCCATCACCATGGAACGGGAAGAAGACTAA
- a CDS encoding 2-oxoacid:acceptor oxidoreductase family protein: MYEIRLHSRGGQGGVTAAKLIAYAAFLDGKHATATPLYGAERRGAPVVSFIRIDDEPIRVYSQIRHPDLVIVLDESIMQLVDVLHGIKPDGNVLINSQTGTEVEGHQTYPVDLTGIALSLDLVLAGNPILNTPLIGAIAKLGLISQESAKKVIAETFRDERNVEAALRAYEELKI; this comes from the coding sequence ATGTATGAGATACGCCTTCACTCACGCGGCGGCCAGGGCGGTGTGACTGCTGCAAAACTGATTGCATACGCAGCATTCCTGGACGGAAAGCATGCGACGGCAACACCTCTCTATGGGGCCGAGCGCCGGGGTGCACCCGTGGTCTCATTCATCCGCATTGATGATGAACCGATCCGCGTCTATTCCCAGATCAGACACCCTGACCTTGTTATCGTCCTTGATGAATCTATCATGCAGCTGGTTGATGTCCTGCACGGCATAAAACCGGATGGCAACGTCCTGATAAACAGCCAGACGGGAACAGAGGTGGAGGGACACCAAACCTATCCGGTTGACCTGACAGGCATCGCGCTCTCCCTTGATCTGGTGCTTGCCGGAAACCCCATTCTCAACACGCCTCTTATCGGGGCCATTGCAAAATTGGGTTTAATCTCACAGGAATCTGCAAAAAAGGTCATTGCAGAGACATTCCGGGACGAACGAAATGTTGAAGCGGCACTGCGTGCCTATGAGGAGCTGAAGATATGA
- a CDS encoding transketolase C-terminal domain-containing protein produces MLTFGTGNKAVAMAVRDAKPVVVAAYPITPQTEIVEEIANFVTDGSLAARYIPVESEHSSMAACIGAAATGVRTFTATSSHGLVYMCEMLHMSAAARLPIVMANANRALGPGWNIGAEHSDSISMRDTGWLQVYVSTVQEAYDATMMAFRIAEHTDVLLPVMINLDGFLLTHITQTFETIEPGDFIPPTATPHAIDIENPGGYGTLTPGNTHFTFRRDIERGMRASIPVIEETEAEFARRFGREYNLYEEYRCEDADVVIVAMGTLGKEMEVAVDILREEGIAAGAVRMRWFRPFIVPDLDGKEVVVIDRDYSFGYGGVVAGELQAKCGCKPFSVIAGLGGQEVTYDDIAEFVRIRKPGTEHWFGVVD; encoded by the coding sequence ATGCTGACATTCGGAACAGGCAACAAAGCGGTGGCAATGGCAGTCAGGGATGCAAAACCTGTGGTTGTTGCAGCATACCCCATTACCCCGCAGACAGAGATCGTCGAGGAGATAGCAAACTTCGTAACGGACGGCTCGCTGGCCGCACGCTACATTCCGGTCGAGTCTGAACATTCATCCATGGCGGCCTGCATCGGCGCTGCTGCAACCGGCGTGCGGACCTTTACCGCCACCAGTTCGCACGGGCTGGTTTATATGTGTGAGATGCTGCATATGTCAGCAGCGGCACGGCTCCCGATTGTAATGGCAAACGCAAACCGTGCACTCGGTCCCGGGTGGAACATCGGTGCGGAGCACTCAGACTCAATATCCATGCGCGACACCGGCTGGCTGCAGGTCTATGTCTCAACGGTACAGGAAGCCTATGACGCCACCATGATGGCATTCCGGATTGCAGAGCATACCGATGTCCTTCTTCCGGTGATGATCAACCTTGACGGGTTCCTGCTGACACATATCACCCAGACATTTGAGACGATTGAGCCGGGTGACTTCATACCGCCAACGGCAACCCCCCATGCCATTGACATCGAAAATCCGGGTGGCTACGGCACACTGACACCCGGAAATACCCACTTTACCTTCCGCCGTGATATCGAACGCGGAATGCGGGCATCCATTCCGGTCATTGAAGAGACAGAGGCCGAATTTGCACGCCGCTTCGGACGTGAGTACAACCTCTACGAGGAGTACCGCTGCGAGGATGCAGATGTGGTCATCGTTGCGATGGGTACTTTAGGCAAAGAGATGGAAGTCGCAGTCGACATTCTCCGGGAAGAAGGGATTGCCGCAGGTGCCGTTCGCATGCGCTGGTTCCGCCCGTTTATTGTGCCTGACCTCGATGGAAAGGAAGTGGTTGTTATCGACCGCGACTACTCATTCGGATATGGGGGCGTTGTTGCCGGTGAACTGCAGGCAAAATGCGGCTGCAAGCCGTTCAGTGTGATTGCCGGCCTTGGCGGACAGGAAGTGACCTATGATGATATCGCAGAGTTTGTCCGGATACGAAAGCCTGGCACAGAGCACTGGTTCGGGGTGGTTGACTGA
- a CDS encoding thiamine pyrophosphate-dependent enzyme codes for MAIPDEEFLLKTTSACAGCPSSLILRYVTKAAGADTVLVIPACCTSVIQGVYPTTAMNLPVYNVAFASAAAVASGMSEAFRAEGRKTNVICYAGDGGTIDIGIQALSGALERGTDFLYICYDNEAYSNTGMQRSGATPLGAMTTTTPGGKKDHKKDLDAIVAAHNPVYQATACAAYPQDLYNKVEKALSIPGPKFMHVLAPCPPGWRFPSEKTIEMGKLAVKSGLWVLYERENGKLTITGASKAAMKKRIPVEDYLSVQGRFRKITAEETAEVQQTVEDTIARLQREVDGIC; via the coding sequence ATGGCCATACCTGATGAAGAGTTTTTACTCAAAACCACATCTGCGTGTGCAGGGTGCCCGTCATCCCTCATTCTGCGCTATGTGACAAAAGCTGCAGGAGCGGATACGGTGCTTGTGATCCCGGCATGCTGTACCAGCGTGATACAGGGAGTCTACCCCACAACCGCAATGAATCTACCTGTCTATAATGTCGCATTTGCTTCTGCTGCCGCTGTTGCATCAGGAATGAGTGAGGCATTCCGTGCAGAGGGACGAAAGACCAATGTGATCTGCTATGCCGGTGACGGCGGCACGATTGACATCGGCATACAGGCACTCTCCGGTGCGCTTGAACGCGGGACGGATTTCCTCTACATCTGCTATGACAATGAGGCATACTCAAATACCGGCATGCAGCGGTCCGGCGCAACGCCGCTGGGCGCGATGACCACCACCACACCGGGAGGCAAGAAGGATCATAAAAAAGACCTGGACGCAATTGTGGCAGCCCACAACCCGGTGTATCAGGCAACCGCCTGTGCCGCCTATCCCCAGGACCTCTACAATAAGGTGGAAAAGGCACTCTCCATCCCTGGTCCGAAGTTTATGCATGTTCTGGCACCCTGTCCCCCCGGATGGCGCTTCCCGTCGGAGAAGACGATTGAGATGGGGAAACTCGCCGTAAAGTCCGGCCTCTGGGTGCTGTATGAGCGCGAGAACGGAAAGCTCACGATCACCGGCGCCTCCAAGGCGGCGATGAAAAAGCGGATTCCGGTTGAGGACTACCTCTCCGTGCAGGGGCGTTTCCGGAAGATAACTGCTGAGGAAACAGCAGAAGTCCAGCAGACGGTTGAGGACACGATTGCCCGTCTTCAGCGGGAGGTTGATGGCATATGCTGA
- a CDS encoding PAS domain-containing protein has translation MTERPGDAIWNILEYLPVGVCIIDRDYTVHFWNSCMEQWTGKERSEITGTDLRTHFSRINRTVLQERLGSIFTGSPPVIFSSKIHTYIFDAPLQDGTMQRQQTTVLPLEHQSGYYAMFVCEDVTSLTEEIQAYREMKNTALLELEKREKAESNLRVANEDLLAYISEATVRLKTPVSLIEENLREILREAEQGDCDTEELKTIMKLQIQVAASVVENLRELNEAIITGKTDVPAAYRNMIQK, from the coding sequence ATGACTGAAAGACCCGGGGACGCGATCTGGAATATCCTTGAATACCTGCCGGTTGGCGTATGCATCATCGACAGGGACTACACAGTCCATTTCTGGAACTCCTGTATGGAGCAGTGGACCGGAAAGGAACGCAGTGAAATCACCGGGACAGACCTCAGAACCCATTTTTCACGAATAAACAGGACTGTCTTACAGGAACGGCTCGGGAGCATATTCACCGGAAGCCCTCCGGTTATATTCTCATCAAAGATTCACACCTACATCTTTGATGCCCCGCTCCAGGACGGTACAATGCAACGCCAGCAGACAACCGTGCTGCCGCTGGAGCATCAGTCAGGATATTATGCGATGTTTGTCTGTGAGGATGTGACCAGCCTGACGGAGGAAATTCAGGCATACCGTGAGATGAAAAATACCGCACTTCTTGAACTGGAGAAGAGGGAAAAAGCGGAGAGCAATCTTCGTGTGGCAAATGAAGACCTTCTTGCCTATATATCTGAAGCAACAGTCAGACTGAAGACACCCGTATCCCTGATAGAAGAGAATCTCAGGGAGATTCTGCGTGAGGCTGAACAGGGGGACTGTGACACCGAAGAGCTGAAGACCATCATGAAACTTCAGATACAGGTGGCAGCCAGTGTTGTTGAAAACCTCAGAGAGCTCAATGAAGCAATCATCACCGGGAAGACCGATGTCCCGGCAGCATACAGGAACATGATTCAGAAATGA
- a CDS encoding chemotaxis protein CheX, whose amino-acid sequence MTEEIPESGMDTLRELINIGIGRAAGTLNELTHARVILEVPVVELIRMGELQCHAASFDGAPSSAVRINFNGFISGSTALVFNTAGAAALVYAITGEEFEKTEMDVMMAETLKEVGNICINGIMGSIGNILHERITYTPPRYDEGTIPSLFRKSIEHDQMLAIIVNTRFLVSEIDVDGYIMMLLEFSSLEKILSKIAESEGGGI is encoded by the coding sequence ATGACTGAAGAGATCCCTGAATCCGGCATGGATACTCTCAGAGAACTCATCAATATTGGTATCGGAAGAGCCGCGGGAACCCTGAATGAACTGACACATGCACGGGTGATCCTTGAAGTACCAGTGGTTGAACTGATACGCATGGGAGAACTCCAATGCCATGCAGCATCGTTTGACGGCGCCCCCTCTTCGGCAGTAAGGATCAATTTTAACGGATTTATATCGGGTTCCACAGCACTCGTCTTCAATACGGCCGGTGCTGCCGCGCTGGTGTATGCCATTACAGGGGAAGAGTTTGAAAAAACGGAAATGGATGTGATGATGGCAGAGACCCTGAAAGAGGTCGGCAATATCTGCATCAATGGCATCATGGGATCCATTGGAAACATACTCCATGAACGCATCACCTATACACCCCCCCGGTACGATGAGGGCACGATTCCCTCCCTCTTCAGAAAAAGCATCGAACATGACCAGATGCTCGCCATCATCGTCAACACACGGTTTCTGGTCAGTGAAATCGATGTGGATGGCTACATCATGATGCTTCTTGAGTTTTCCTCTCTCGAAAAAATCCTCTCCAAAATAGCAGAATCAGAAGGAGGGGGAATATGA
- a CDS encoding response regulator, with amino-acid sequence MKMGTILVCDDSLFQRRILTSIVKKNGHTPLEAKNGHECLTIAKEKKPDLIFLDLLMPDYDGFAVLKDAAEEALGIPIIVITADIQEITRSDCLNLGARAFLNKPVDHDEAGAVIEEFLGKRG; translated from the coding sequence ATGAAGATGGGGACTATTCTTGTATGCGATGATTCGCTGTTTCAGAGGCGGATTCTGACCTCAATTGTGAAAAAAAACGGCCACACCCCGTTGGAAGCAAAAAATGGGCATGAATGCCTGACCATTGCCAAAGAGAAAAAACCTGACCTCATCTTTTTGGACCTCCTGATGCCTGATTATGACGGCTTTGCAGTCCTGAAAGATGCCGCAGAAGAGGCGCTTGGCATCCCCATTATCGTTATCACAGCAGACATTCAGGAAATAACACGCAGTGACTGCCTGAACCTGGGTGCCCGGGCGTTTCTCAACAAACCGGTTGATCATGATGAAGCAGGGGCAGTCATTGAAGAATTCCTGGGCAAGCGGGGCTGA
- a CDS encoding cell envelope integrity protein TolA: MSPEPDDRTIHDASEEGIRKKADASVVLTQLRGNKTRENTVSENPDGENGRGEEGPSLHTDEVLRPADITPDNEMLPDTDEIRRKLEDEDADRKIREQLASAQVWEEKQKAIENERERQRKEIEREIEADSRKKAIGKWKRNAVIGAVLLILIIAAAALTFSVQPNLPATQDSFPYVSSYNVRIPQGEPVNFAGIPVTVSGTGDKVIVSISGGMGTEIGIGDKITLSSPKRMVIRIFGVTLFESDYQIVAKFRGYVPVTSQNDFIVAVMTTRPVPEWAVGVILPDGVDITPVGGEDF, translated from the coding sequence ATGAGCCCGGAACCTGATGACAGGACCATACACGATGCCTCTGAAGAAGGTATTCGCAAAAAGGCCGATGCTTCAGTGGTGTTAACCCAATTGCGGGGAAATAAGACTCGTGAGAATACGGTTTCTGAAAATCCTGATGGAGAAAATGGCAGGGGGGAGGAGGGGCCATCACTCCATACAGATGAGGTCCTGCGTCCTGCTGATATAACACCGGATAATGAAATGCTCCCTGATACCGATGAAATCCGGCGAAAACTGGAGGATGAGGACGCAGACCGGAAAATTCGTGAACAGCTTGCAAGTGCACAGGTGTGGGAAGAAAAGCAGAAGGCTATTGAAAACGAGCGTGAACGCCAAAGAAAGGAGATTGAACGGGAAATTGAAGCTGATTCCCGAAAAAAGGCTATTGGGAAATGGAAGCGGAACGCTGTTATCGGTGCGGTTCTCCTCATCCTCATTATTGCTGCAGCAGCGCTTACCTTCTCTGTACAGCCAAATCTTCCGGCGACGCAGGACTCGTTTCCCTATGTCAGCTCCTATAATGTGAGGATTCCGCAGGGAGAGCCGGTTAACTTCGCCGGAATTCCGGTGACAGTTTCAGGCACCGGTGACAAGGTTATTGTCAGTATAAGTGGGGGTATGGGCACGGAGATCGGTATTGGTGACAAAATCACTCTGTCATCGCCAAAACGGATGGTAATCCGGATATTCGGTGTAACGCTCTTTGAGAGTGACTATCAGATTGTGGCAAAATTCCGCGGTTATGTCCCGGTAACCAGCCAGAATGATTTCATCGTGGCAGTGATGACAACCCGGCCGGTGCCGGAATGGGCGGTTGGTGTGATTCTGCCGGACGGGGTTGATATTACTCCTGTGGGTGGAGAGGATTTCTAA
- the truA gene encoding tRNA pseudouridine(38-40) synthase TruA yields the protein MRLAFQVAYIGTNFYGSQMQPGLRTVEDTLISACRDLGLFDDWRTAGFAFSGRTDRGVHARGQICAFTTSLPDRARERLNYILPGDCWCSGWAETAETFHPRFDAESRTYRYYIHDDGSTDLSLMQKAAELLPGTHNFTHFSRLDGKNPEKTILSSEVRAEDGFYVYEIMAPGFLWNMVRCIVTALIAVGRNELDTDDLTALLTGAPNMRHLTPAPPEGLILWDIDCGIAFTPLESSDRMIYAFRERNRFFETMKKVNMLLD from the coding sequence ATGAGGCTGGCATTTCAGGTTGCGTACATCGGGACGAATTTTTACGGCTCACAGATGCAGCCCGGCCTTCGTACCGTGGAGGATACGCTCATCAGCGCCTGCCGGGACCTTGGCCTCTTTGACGACTGGCGCACAGCCGGATTTGCATTCTCCGGCAGAACCGACAGAGGCGTCCATGCACGGGGGCAGATCTGTGCATTTACCACCTCCCTTCCCGACCGTGCACGGGAACGCCTGAATTATATCCTTCCGGGTGACTGCTGGTGCAGCGGATGGGCAGAGACAGCAGAAACCTTTCACCCGCGATTTGATGCAGAATCACGCACCTACCGGTATTATATTCACGATGACGGGTCGACAGACCTTTCCCTCATGCAGAAGGCAGCAGAACTCCTTCCGGGGACGCATAATTTCACCCATTTCTCCCGCCTTGACGGAAAAAACCCTGAGAAGACCATCCTTTCATCTGAAGTTCGTGCTGAAGACGGATTTTATGTGTATGAAATCATGGCACCGGGATTTCTCTGGAATATGGTGCGCTGCATTGTAACAGCCCTCATCGCCGTGGGCAGAAATGAACTGGACACAGACGACCTGACAGCACTGCTCACGGGAGCGCCCAACATGCGCCACCTCACCCCGGCCCCGCCGGAAGGGCTTATTCTCTGGGATATCGACTGTGGCATTGCATTCACCCCGCTTGAGAGCAGCGACAGAATGATATACGCATTCAGAGAACGAAACCGATTCTTTGAAACGATGAAAAAAGTGAATATGCTTCTGGATTAG